The Vicia villosa cultivar HV-30 ecotype Madison, WI linkage group LG1, Vvil1.0, whole genome shotgun sequence genome includes a region encoding these proteins:
- the LOC131644104 gene encoding DNA excision repair protein ERCC-1-like, with translation MENEGEAQNNDTNKKSSVVIRIPSYQEVVESSQSRSTPPSLFVPSQTFSQAFAFVKSSEFYSPPPSLPKETVQSNASSSTPPTLSATTTAPAASSKLPNSQPTQNRNAILVSNRQKGNPLLKYIRNVRWTFADVVCDFLLSQTSCALYLSLRYHLLHPDYLYYRIRELQKNFKLRVVLCHVDVEDVVKPLLEVTKTSMLHDCTLLCGWSLEECGRYLETIKVYENKPADIIQGQLDSDYLSRLTHSLTTVRHVNKTDVVTLGTNFGSLSNIMGASMEDLARCPGIGERKVKRLFDTFHEPFKRVESSRQAIPETSVLNKPASPDTSLRNNAESSSSLEDKQNDVDNASKRSKKEPELTVKSALSEAFAKLSERAGKRNITSKSKEKEDPIVVSESDAET, from the exons ATGGAGAACGAGGGAGAAGCGCAAAACAACGACACAAACAAGAAGAGTTCCGTCGTCATACGAATCCCCTCCTATCAAGAAGTAGTCGAAAGTTCTCAATCCAGATCAACTCCACCGTCTCTCTTCGTTCCCTCTCAAACTTTTTCCCAAGCCTTCGCGTTCGTCAAATCCTCAGAGTTCTACTCTCCACCTCCTTCACTCCCAAA GGAAACTGTTCAATCGAATGCTTCGTCTTCAACGCCGCCAACATTATCTGCAACTACTACTGCACCTGCAGCTTCATCGAAATTACCGAACTCTCAACCTACTCAAAATCGCAATGCGATTCTTGTGAGCAACAGACAG aAGGGGAATCCGTTGCTCAAATATATTAGGAATGTTAGATGGACATTTGCGGATGTTGTTTGTGATTTCTTGCTTAGCCAAACCTCATGTGCTCTCTATCTCAG TCTTCGGTATCATCTGCTTCACCCAGACTATTTATATTACAGAATACGGGAGTTGCAGAAAAATTTCAAGCTCCGTGTAGTTTTATGCCATGTTGATGTG GAGGATGTAGTGAAGCCTCTACTTGAAGTTACAAAAACATCTATGCTTCATGATTGTACCCTCTTATGTGGATGGAG CCTGGAGGAATGCGGCCGTTACTTAGAGACCATAAAAGTCTACGAAAACAAACCTGCAGATATTATTCAAGGCCAATTGGATTCAGACTATCTATCGAGG CTAACACATTCCCTAACAACAGTTCGGCATGTCAACAAGACTGATGTAGTTACTCTTGGTACCAACTTTGGG TCTCTATCTAACATAATGGGTGCATCTATGGAAGATCTAGCTCGTTGTCCTGGCATAGGAGAGCGCAAG GTAAAGCGCTTGTTTGACACTTTCCATGAACCGTTCAAGCGTGTGGAATCCAGCCGGCAAGCCATTCCAGAGACTTCTGTCCTGAATAAGCCAGCTAGTCCAGATACATCTTTAAGGAATAATGCTGaatcttcctcttctcttgaagACAAACAGAACGATGTAGACAATGCAAGCAAACGTAGCAAGAAAGAACCTGAACTTACTGTCAAATCTGCCCTTTCCGAAGCCTTTGCCAAATTATCTGAGAGAGCTGGAAAGAGGAACATCACTTCAAAATCGAAGGAGAAAGAAGATCCAATTGTTGTCAGTGAATCAGATGCTGAAACGTAA
- the LOC131644103 gene encoding probable serine/threonine-protein kinase PBL7 translates to MEVNNTTTIVPSGPPIVSTKNHTFIHHFHHLHSDKNYHSHARHFPFKTVLLIVTLVALIMLFFTIFMVVCLIRRQKSSSKNGIYKEDCESRVLHDTSSRHIASTILSFDSSPDVKGGCLYGGNLSRTPTTPKFKGVQVFTYRELEAATGGFNEANVIGNGVNGLMYKGVLTDGTLAAIKLLHIEGKQAERGFKIEVDLLSQLHSPYLVELLGYCADQHHRLLIFEYMPNGTLQNHLHSTNDKTQPLDWWARMRIALDCARALEFLHEYAVSPVIHRDFKTYNVLLDQNFRAKVADFGLAKIGSEKRNGQVSTRVLGTTGYLAPEYASTGKLTTKSDVYSYGVVLLELLTGRVPVDIKRPTGEHVLVSWALPRLTNREKVVEMVDPVLHGQYSKKALVQVAAIAAMCIQPEADYRPLMTDVVQSLIPLVRTQSLSSSLRFHKQIPIY, encoded by the exons ATGGAAGTTAATAATACAACTACTATTGTACCTTCAGGGCCACCTATTGTTTCTACAAAGAACCATACTTTCATACACCATTTCCATCACTTACATTCAGATAAAAATTACCATAGCCATGCTCGCCATTTTCCCTTCAAAACCGTTCTCTTAATTGTCACATTGGTTGCCTTAATTATGCTCTTCTTTACCATTTTCATGGTTGTTTGCTTGATCCGTCGCCAAAAATCTTCAAGCAAAAATGGGATTTACAAAGAGGATTGTGAGAGTAGAGTGCTTCATGATACAAGCAGCAGACACATAGCTTCAACAATCTTGTCCTTTGATTCTAGCCCAG ATGTTAAAGGTGGGTGTCTTTATGGGGGAAATCTGAGCAGGACACCAACAACACCTAAATTTAAAGGAGTGCAAGTTTTCACGTATAGAGAGCTAGAAGCTGCTACAGGTGGATTCAATGAAGCAAATGTGATTGGTAATGGAGTAAATGGTTTGATGTATAAAGGAGTCTTAACTGATGGAACTTTGGCAGCAATTAAGTTGCTGCACATTGAGGGTAAGCAAGCAGAGCGTGGCTTCAAAATAGAG GTCGATCTTCTAAGCCAATTGCATTCTCCTTATTTGGTGGAGTTGCTTGGCTATTGTGCAGACCAACACCACAGGTTATTGATTTTTGAATACATGCCAAATGGTACACTCCAAAACCATCTTCACTCAACCAATGATAAAACTCAGCCATTGGATTGGTGGGCCCGGATGAGGATAGCCCTTGATTGTGCTAGGGCCTTGGAGTTCTTGCATGAATATGCTGTATCACCCGTGATCCATAGAGACTTCAAGACTTACAATGTTTTACTGGATCAAAACTTTCGTGCAAAGGTGGCAGATTTTGGATTGGCTAAGATAGGATCAGAAAAGAGAAATGGCCAGGTTTCTACCCGTGTGTTGGGGACCACAGGATATTTGGCACCAGA GTACGCCTCCACAGGTAAGCTTACTACAAAGTCAGATGTTTACAGCTACGGGGTAGTTCTTCTCGAATTGCTGACAGGACGTGTACCGGTTGATATTAAGCGCCCCACTGGAGAACATGTTCTTGTCTCTTGG GCTCTTCCAAGGTTGACAAACAGAGAAAAAGTTGTGGAAATGGTTGACCCAGTTCTACACGGGCAATACTCAAAGAAGGCATTAGTTCAG GTAGCTGCAATCGCAGCAATGTGCATACAACCAGAAGCTGATTACAGGCCACTAATGACCGATGTGGTACAATCATTGATACCACTTGTGAGGACACAATCTCTTTCCAGTTCACTAAGATTTCATAAACAAATACCAATTTATTAA